From Athene noctua unplaced genomic scaffold, bAthNoc1.hap1.1 HAP1_HAP1_scaffold_269, whole genome shotgun sequence:
tggatgtttcctgagttctgttcaggtgtgggagtgaaggaagaaatgagaggtgtctcagcctccccatcagccccagggctgaggccagccatggcatgaggagatggataccagtgtctccctgtgtccctgctcctgtctccaaggcatccttattgtccactcccagcaagcccctctgtgccagcccCTCCCAGAAAAAGGCTCCTCAGGCTTCTCCAGCTTCCCCTGCCGTAGAGAAACATCCCCGAgctgctgcattagaaataaGTTTATGGTGGTGATTTATTTCCCCTGGCTGCACAGTGCTGatcctctgcttttcttgggGAATGTTCCAGCCCCTAGAAATCTTTTCAGCAGTGAGATATTTCCATGCTGACCTGACCTGTCACTCCTACACCCTGTCCCCTTGCTCTCACAGGACTCGTGGTGCTGCTCTGGATAGAGAGTCAGCTGTGGTGCCTGAAAGCCATGGGGTGACagtcccaggcacatccctgggatCATTCTCCATCTTCGGGGGAACTCAGCACCCACGGGGGAAGGCTCAGCCCAGGACCTTTCCCTAACACATCGCCCCATGCCCTCCTTCCATGGACAACCCAAGCCCCTTGTGGGGACAATTTcttcagcctgccctcagctttggaagaagagcccaacgtgcagacattgaggaaatccccttttattacagaggtgccacatgggagcccagctgtaccatcgtgccagacacacgggaacagagctctgggtcagacaggctgggtcatgcctctggggaagtggagtgggtgcagacatggacaaacatggttatcacagataaaatgcccgaatgcaggaggttccctgaatgaatgtgaaatcacttctgaagagacacgggcaggttaatggtgctgagaaacagctgattgaatcagcttcttcagtgtctgtttaagctcctggttcctcatgctgtagatgagggggttcactgctggaggcaccaccgagtacagaaatgacaccaccaggtccagggatggggaggagatggaggggggCTTCAGGTTGGCAAATGTGccagtgctgataaagagggagaccacggccaggtgagggaggcacgtggaaaaggctttgtgccgtccctgctcagaggggatcctcagcacggccctgaagatctgcacataggacaccacaatgaacacaaaacacccaaaagccaaagaGATACTAATTAAAagaagcccaacttccctgaggtaggagtgtgagcaggagagcttgaggatctgggggatttcacagaagaactggtccagaaCATTGCCTTTACAGAATgtaagtgaaaatgtgttggccgtgtgcaggagagaattgaggaacccagtgccccaggcagctgctgccatgtggacacaagctctgctgcccaggagggtcccgtagtgcaggggtttgcagatggcaacgtagcggtcgtaggacatgatggtgagtaCATAAAATTCTGCTGagatgaagaagagaaagaaaaacacctgTGCAGCACATCctaagtaggagatgtgcctgttgtcccagagggagttggccatggctttggggagagtggtggagagggagcccaggtcgaggagggagaggttgaggaggaagaagtacatgggggtgtgcaggcggtggtcacaggcgatggcggtgatgatgaggccgttgcccaggagggcagccagggagatgcccaggaagagccagaagtgcaggagctgcagctcccgtctgtctgcgaatgccaggaggaggaactcggtgatggagctgccgttggacatttgctccctcacggcacgagggcctgttcacagaggaaaaagcatcaatcagtcgggacagatttctcatttctctccatccagttcctcacggggctgctggagaacacagagctgcccggggagagctgtgcccttctggaggacaggctgcagcccagcaggaccccactgggaaagagtccagtgccctaaagatggggtgtcccgaggggggaactggctcctttgtgtcccccggagcctgcagatggcgagggcactcggacatttcactcccagggaaacatctgcatggcagtgcccacaggtcttgctcccagctgaacccccgcccatccccgaacgtccggtgatcccaacgcggggagcagaggcccacggggaaaggtggggaaatgccccagtgctgctgggaggaggcagcacagggacagcgggtggggctctgctggctgggagaggagagcagggggctcctctggagtgggtgtctgcactgcaggggatggcagggggtgcctgaattcctgcccccaaggtgtttccagcagcagctccctctgactccctgcccatgtctctggtgcctggagctgtcccagccaggagctgcttctctgtccccacgtctcctccctgtcagtgctcacagcccccatcccacccgctgggtgctcagctctgccctgcagacccctcctggcagcagggccctgcccaggggcagctctgcctctgcaggggctcaggagacaattaaagatgtgctaatgaaacagctgccttagcactttctctagaaaggaggaataaaatgccacctccccctgcccacccagcaaaacaagagttcacttaccatgttacctgctgggaagatttctcctgcagtgagctctcagcaccctgccagtgccgtctgcctctgccctctctgtgcccggctcctctgccctcggtgcctgcaggcagtgccctcagccctgctgcgctttgcagaggagctgctcctgggcagagctggctctctgcagcgctgaccacttgccctcagctccctccagcccagcagcccggcccagcatcacagcagaatgcaagcccaaggcattttaatgactccttgaggagggttggtctgagtccacggacctcagacagtgattggatgatgaaggtgccagtcaggaagtcaaagccagaggccaactgcaaagtttcttggagtgttaatggctcccagtgaggaccattcctgacaaacctcctgcggggctggttacagcagaaaactcccggcagagatgacagggaaacaaaggccctgtcagtgtggaacagattctgagcaaacctgggtgtgttacagggagcaaagggccacgccctgacccccagcccctgggaagtcagatgctgttcctcagggctcttcctggggcagggtgatgtggggatgggcaatgccaagggcaggactatggtccaacccctgccaggctctcggctggggaaggggaggccacgagacccagtgctggaaggggaaggggcttcctcatggccaccagtggcagagacaccagccagagccaagggcagagagagctcagctctgctgggggatgctcagactttgctcacccctctgtcgtctccaccacaggctgtcccaccgtgtcccacacctgcacctctttctctgccggctggagacgtccacccagctcccacaccctgctctcccctgagcatctcccttcctttcctgagatctctgcgtcctccctgcctgctccttgacacacaaagcctggggctgctccagtctccctcggggtgacctgttccaccacagcactgcccttccagggacattgctctgtgcccagcctgggcgtCCCCTGCTGTACTTTTTGGCATTAGTGTTTCTCACGCTCTTTCTTACTTCAATGAAATTCTCCATCATCTCTGTAATCCCCCGTCagccactctcaggctactcctatggtgcctggagcctccacacgGCTGGGCCAAAGAACTCCAGGTCCCTCAGGCACCCCACACAGTCCATGGGCACTGGgtcccaaaccccaccttggcagagcttcactcaactctctccaggtcccccccacttctccagaatggggacccactccctgggactcacccatgtgtgtggggccacaccagtgtgAGTGGAGAgggatggtaacccagggtgtctgggtggcccacgctcctcccaatgcagccccgtaggcagctgcccttgttcatcgtgtccatcctctcctggctcgtagggaatccctcacagtgcccaggcccttctcctcagagccgctgctcagcccggcaggtcccagcctgccctcagctatggggcATTCACCCCCCATCCAACACTGAGGTACGTCTGGTTACTTCTCCGTGTAGAACTTCAAGTGGCTTCCGTTTTCCCAGACCCAGAGATTCTCAAGGTCCACACAAACTGAAGCTCCATTTGGTCAGCTTTCCATGTTTGCGTGCAGCTGGCTTGACTGGGGTGTCTCTCCCAACAGAGAAACATGAGTTTTATGACACTGTCaatcccttctcctgcagaaaccgTGAGTCCTCAGGGTCTGGTACTGATGAGGCTGTGGGGATGGACCCAGGAGGGAAATTGTCCTTCCTGGGCgagagcagcaggaatgtgtggagctctgcctgggcatggaggatgagtcagctgagagctgaaggctCCTGGGCAACACTGTGGTGGGTGGATGTCTGGTACAGACCCCCCGGTGACGAAGGGGCAGTAGATGAAGCCTTCATTCTACTGGaagaagccctggtcctcatgtcagtcctgacctatcccaatatttgctgaagggacaacacagcaacGT
This genomic window contains:
- the LOC141955484 gene encoding olfactory receptor 14J1-like, producing the protein MSNGSSITEFLLLAFADRRELQLLHFWLFLGISLAALLGNGLIITAIACDHRLHTPMYFFLLNLSLLDLGSLSTTLPKAMANSLWDNRHISYLGCAAQVFFFLFFISAEFYVLTIMSYDRYVAICKPLHYGTLLGSRACVHMAAAAWGTGFLNSLLHTANTFSLTFCKGNVLDQFFCEIPQILKLSCSHSYLREVGLLLISISLAFGCFVFIVVSYVQIFRAVLRIPSEQGRHKAFSTCLPHLAVVSLFISTGTFANLKPPSISSPSLDLVVSFLYSVVPPAVNPLIYSMRNQELKQTLKKLIQSAVSQHH